One window of Solwaraspora sp. WMMA2056 genomic DNA carries:
- a CDS encoding MerR family transcriptional regulator, which translates to MRIGELAERAGVSTRALRYYEEQGLLVAQRSPAGQRHYPESAVERVRLIQRLYAAALSSRTIADLMPCVDAKVNTPQSRARLAAERDRIDARIAELTAARRRLDEVIAAAAHPASGCVYQPGPAD; encoded by the coding sequence GTGCGGATCGGCGAGCTGGCTGAGCGGGCCGGGGTGAGCACGCGGGCGTTGCGCTACTACGAGGAGCAGGGCCTGCTGGTCGCGCAGCGCAGTCCGGCAGGTCAGCGCCACTATCCGGAGTCGGCCGTCGAGCGGGTCCGGCTCATCCAGCGGCTGTACGCGGCGGCCCTGTCCAGCCGTACCATCGCCGACCTGATGCCCTGCGTCGACGCCAAGGTCAACACGCCGCAGTCGCGGGCCCGGCTGGCCGCCGAACGCGACCGCATCGACGCGCGGATCGCCGAGCTGACCGCGGCCCGACGCCGGCTCGACGAGGTGATCGCCGCCGCCGCGCACCCGGCCAGCGGCTGTGTCTACCAGCCGGGGCCAGCGGACTGA
- a CDS encoding cytochrome c biogenesis protein CcdA: MTDAPLALALAAGMLAAVNPCGFALLPAYLSFLVVGDGRAGSGRDAAIGRALAATAAMTIGFVAVFGVFGLVVAPVAGAVQRQLPWLTIAMGVLLVVLGVMVLLGRQLPGLGAVVSRAPGSGTSTLSMVVFGMAYAGASLSCTIAPFLAIVVTSLRAGSVTSGVALFVTYAAGMGLTVAVAAVAVALARDGLLRRLRRAGPLLSRVGGALLVAAGGYVAWYGWYEIRVLDGADPGDPVIDGAAVVQRSLADLLDRAGPVTLVGVLVLLLVVAGLGWRAKRRKR, from the coding sequence GTGACCGACGCGCCGCTGGCCCTGGCTCTGGCGGCGGGGATGCTCGCGGCGGTCAACCCGTGCGGGTTCGCGCTGCTGCCGGCGTACCTGTCGTTTCTCGTCGTCGGTGACGGCCGGGCCGGCTCCGGCCGGGACGCCGCCATCGGTCGGGCCCTGGCCGCGACCGCCGCGATGACCATCGGGTTCGTCGCCGTCTTCGGCGTGTTCGGTCTGGTCGTGGCCCCGGTGGCCGGCGCGGTGCAGCGGCAGCTGCCCTGGCTGACCATCGCCATGGGCGTACTGCTCGTCGTGCTGGGCGTCATGGTGCTGCTCGGTCGGCAGCTGCCCGGTCTCGGCGCCGTCGTGTCGCGGGCCCCGGGCAGCGGCACGTCCACACTGTCCATGGTGGTGTTCGGGATGGCGTACGCGGGGGCCTCGCTGTCCTGCACGATCGCGCCGTTCCTGGCGATCGTGGTGACCAGCCTGCGGGCCGGGTCGGTCACCTCCGGCGTGGCGCTGTTCGTCACCTACGCCGCGGGGATGGGCCTGACCGTCGCGGTCGCCGCCGTCGCCGTGGCGCTGGCCCGCGACGGACTGCTGCGCCGGCTGCGCCGCGCCGGCCCGCTGCTGTCGCGCGTCGGTGGGGCGCTGCTCGTCGCCGCCGGCGGCTACGTCGCCTGGTACGGCTGGTACGAGATCCGGGTGCTGGACGGTGCCGACCCCGGCGATCCGGTCATCGACGGCGCTGCGGTGGTCCAGCGGTCGCTGGCCGACCTGCTCGACCGGGCGGGCCCGGTGACCCTGGTCGGGGTGCTGGTCCTGCTGCTCGTCGTCGCCGGACTGGGCTGGCGGGCCAAGCGCCGCAAACGGTAG
- a CDS encoding redoxin domain-containing protein, giving the protein MDVRHRIAALVAAGALTLAGCGDAAGDAPAGPDDPSPAAAPAAGGTADDPTTSQEPATSDQPAAESHDFTARTLDGATFDGRSLAGKPAVLWFWAPWCTTCLGQADRVNALAADYGDRATVLGVAGLDGEPAMRDFVALAKLAGFAQLSDEQGVVWKKFGITAQSTFVVLDAAGEVVDRGHVDVDELPGTLDRLLAD; this is encoded by the coding sequence ATGGACGTACGGCACCGGATCGCCGCCCTCGTCGCCGCCGGCGCGCTGACGCTGGCCGGCTGCGGCGACGCGGCCGGCGACGCCCCGGCAGGTCCGGACGACCCGTCGCCGGCTGCCGCCCCCGCCGCCGGCGGTACGGCGGACGACCCGACGACGTCGCAGGAGCCGGCCACCTCGGACCAGCCGGCCGCCGAGAGCCACGACTTCACCGCGCGGACCCTCGACGGGGCCACGTTCGACGGACGCAGCCTGGCCGGCAAGCCGGCGGTCCTGTGGTTCTGGGCACCCTGGTGCACCACCTGCCTCGGTCAGGCCGACCGGGTGAACGCCCTCGCCGCCGACTACGGCGACCGCGCCACCGTGCTCGGCGTCGCCGGACTCGACGGCGAACCGGCGATGCGCGACTTCGTCGCGCTGGCGAAGCTGGCCGGGTTCGCGCAGCTCTCCGACGAGCAGGGCGTCGTGTGGAAGAAGTTCGGCATCACCGCGCAGAGCACCTTCGTGGTCCTCGACGCCGCCGGTGAGGTCGTCGACCGGGGGCATGTCGACGTCGACGAACTGCCGGGCACCCTCGACCGACTGCTGGCGGACTGA